From one Scophthalmus maximus strain ysfricsl-2021 chromosome 19, ASM2237912v1, whole genome shotgun sequence genomic stretch:
- the LOC124849725 gene encoding serine-rich adhesin for platelets-like — translation MTNVTNLGASDEITTVFDYNWTDLPVDSSTNSMEESTDGQMSTEISDVDEYDPDIISVVESTPPHILLTEEDLTKTDPTQKDSNLFPATTVEGTAPSKTTQEPETGPAATNATEGMSDVTATFAIFVPTVTPSEPQIANATEETQTTKADKETTTVITTSVQAEVDESGRTPAYVKSDSGVTQTEKADDLFPVTYSTELRTVTYKAEITEETKSTSATPAAEDSTQSTLQAVSTPFSDDADGKTPTSTSSDSVSSTQDVEGEKETQTPKAFAFNATAPLVSSSSTLPEKTAKTEITAAIDVSSTKSSSQVNMFTASPPLQSSAGTATSSLSPTNTTGQAARESEITLQTVQTAGTDKISIPAIGESVKTSATTTEHEAEKKDKTDLPSHESVTTTMSPLYSAIELVKTTVASFTEFFSQYSTQGATAVTDLPDQSVTENTAPMVTPIPHIIPHEPGSTTLSRKEISGVTEDRAQTQPSTVITVSTAGESADGQTSSTILTGATAAATMLNTERAATGATQNETAHASTKLGTIAPLLTTTEGISPASEVSSIFTPTNEITFEGQTISPEASKESITEKRAEPSNSKETSFTVSSYINVTPTHSSTINTGTYVTKKYSEKASISSSTTVTTTSSLSTDKPSSLSPETKETTSQKEKDSVTSEKISASPTTDEESSVEQTNDLSSKNTAAPTASSLFSTEKPTALPSEEQDSVVIDHTEKPSYQTEGISLSTAVHEEGSGVQTPDMFSSTSFVTDTSSSVFSTVASTALSPGTKASLGTDKTKMPSLTVEPSLSSVSDESLSSSITVFPSLSSFISSTVPDIEDGYISSEITTVESVPAISQSTMKSETASIFITTDTQSSGDNTNEFIEESFFTATTSPSIMSTESPSVPASQELESDSMPSVTVTAASSLYSKDKPASLSPETQETVTTSQTEKDYVTSETSSSSPTADEERSVEQTTDMSSKATAAPTASSLFSTEKPTALPSEEQDSVVTDQTEKPSYEAEGIYINTALYEEGSADEERSVEQTTDMSSKATAIPTASSLFSTEKPTALPTDEERSVEQTTDMSSKATAAPTASSLFSTEKPTALPSEEQDSVVTDQTEKPSYEAEADEERSVEQTTDMSSKATAIPTASSLFSTEKPTALPTDEERSVEQTTDMSSKATAIPTASSLFSTEKPTALPTDEERSVEQTTDMSSKATAAPTASSLFSTEKPTALPTDEERSVEQTTDISSKATAIPTASSLFSTEKPTALPTYEERSVEQTTDMSSKATAAPTASSLFSTEKPTALPSEEQDSVVTDQTEKPSYEAEGIYINTAVYEEGSGVQTPDMFSSTSSVTETSSSVFSTVAPTALSPGTKESLGTDKTKMASVTAEPH, via the exons AtgacaaatgtgacaaatcTGGGAGCAAGCGATGAAATAACCACAGTGTTTGATTATAATTGGACCGATCTCCCTGTTGATAGCTCCACTAATTCTATGGAGGAAAGTACAGATGGACAGATGTCTACAGAGATCTCAGATGTGGATGAATACGACCCTGATATAATCTCAGtagttgaatcaacacctcctcaCATACTCCTAACAGAGGAAGACCTAACCAAAACGGACCCCACACAGAAAGACTCAAACTTATTTCCAGCCACAACAGTGGAGGGCACAGCTCCATCAAAAACTACACAGGAACCTGAAACTGGTCCAGCCGCCACAAATGCCACAGAGGGGatgagtgatgtcacagctaccTTTGCCATCTTTGTTCCTACAGTAACACCCTCTGAGCCACAGATCGCCAACGCAACAGAGGAAACCCAAACAACAAAGGCTGATAAAGAAACCACCACTGTCATCACTACATCTGTTCAAGCAGAGGTAGATGAGTCGGGGAGGACTCCCGCTTATGTGAAGAGTGACTCCGGAGTGACTCAGACAGAGAAGGCTGATGACCTTTTCCCTGTTACTTATTCAACTGAACTTCGCACAGTCACATAtaaagctgaaatcacagaagaAACAAAGAGCACATCTGCCACTCCAGCTGCAGAAGACAGCACTCAGTCTACGCTACAGGCTGTGTCCACTCCCTTCTCAGATGATGCTGATGGAAAAACACCAACATCAACAAGTAGTGACTCAGTGAGCTCCACTCAAGAtgtagagggagagaaagaaacccAAACCCCAAAAGCATTCGCCTTCAACGCAACAGCTCCTTTAGTATCTAGTAGTTCAACCCTTCCTGAAAAGACAGCCAAGACTGAGATAACAGCAGCCATAGATGTAAGCAGCACTAAATCATCATCACAAGTTAACATGTTTACAGCCAGCCCCCCATTACAGTCATCTGCAGGGACTGCAACATCATCTTTAAGCCCTACAAATACAACAGGTCAAGCAGCAAGAGAGAGTGAAATAACATTACAAACAGTACAAACGGCAGGCACAGATAAAATATCTATTCCTGCCATTGGTGAGTCTGTAAAAACTTCAGCAACCACAACTGAACATGAGGcggagaaaaaggacaaaacagatCTTCCCTCTCATGAATCCGTGACAACCACTATGTCGCCATTATACAGTGCTATTGAACTTGTCAAAACAACTGTCGCTTCATTCACAGAATTTTTCAGTCAGTACTCGACACAAGGTGCAACAGCTGTGACTGATTTACCTGACCAAAGTgtcacagaaaacactgcacctATGGTCACCCCTATTCCACACATCATACCACATGAGCCTGGTTCAACCACACTTTCACGAAAGGAAATTTCAGGTGTAACTGAGGACAGAGCTCAAACACAACCTTCAACAGTGATCACAGTAAGCACTGCTGGAGAGAGTGCAGATGGCCAAACCTCTAGTACAATATTGACAGGAGCTACTGCAGCAGCTACTATGCttaacacagagagagcagCTACAGGggcaacacaaaatgaaacagcTCATGCTTCAACCAAACTTGGAACAATAGCTCCTTTACTCACAACAACTGAAGGGATATCACCTGCATCTGAAGTTAGCTCCATTTTCACACCTACAAATGAAATAACCTTTGAGGGTCAGACAATATCACCTGAAGCATCAAAGGAGAGCATTacagaaaaaagggcagagCCATCTAACTCAAAAGAAACAAGTTTTACAGTTTCTTCTTATATCAATGTGACTCCAACTCACTCCTCGACAATAAATACAGGCACTTATGTGAccaaaaaatacagtgaaaaaGCATCAATTTCTTCATCAACTACTGTAACGACAACTTCATCTCTCAGTACTGACAAACCTTCATCATTGTCCCCTGAAACTAAAGAGACTACAAGTCAGAAAGAGAAGGATTCTGTGACATCTGAAAAAATTTCGGCTTCCCCTACAACTGATGAAGAAAGCTCAGTTGAACAGACAAATGATTTGTCAagcaaaaacactgcagctcctACAGCTTCCTCGCTCTTCAGCACAGAGAAACCAACAGCATTGCCAAGTGAGGAACAAGACAGTGTTGTCATAgatcacacagaaaagccctcaTATCAGACAGAGGGTATTTCTCTCAGCACTGCAGTACATGAAGAGGGCTCAGGTGTCCAAACTCCAGACATGTTCTCATCAACGTCTTTTGTCACTGACACATCTTCATCTGTGTTCAGCACTGTGGCCTCAACCGCACTATCACCTGGAACCAAAGCAAGTCTTGgaacagacaagacaaaaatgcCATCACTTACTGTAGAACCAtcactttcctctgtctctgatgaGTCATTATCCAGCTCAATAACAGTATTTccaagtttgtcttcttttatatcATCTACTGTTCCAGACATTGAGGATGGATATATTAGCAGTGAGATCACAACAGTGGAGTCCGTTCCTGCCATCAGTCAATCAACCATGAAATCTGAAACAGCATCAATCTTCATTACAACAGATACACAGAGTTCTGGAGACAATACTAATGAATTCATTGAAGAGTCATTCTTTACTGCAACTACCTCTCCTTCAATTATGAGTACAGAGTCGCCATCAGTCCCTGCATCACAAGAATTGGAATCAGACAGTATGCCATCAGTTACTgttactgcagcttcatcactcTACAGTAAGGATAAACCTGCATCAttgtcacctgaaacacaagagacaGTCACTACaagtcagacagagaaggatTATGTGACATCTGAGACAAGTTCGTCTTCCCCTACAGCTGACGAAGAAAGATCAGTTGAACAGACAACTGATATGTCCAGCAAAGCCACTGCAGCTCCTACAGCTTCCTCACTCTTCAGCACAGAGAAGCCAACAGCATTGCCAAGTGAGGAACAAGACAGTGTTGTCACGGATCAGACAGAAAAGCCCTCATATGAGGCAGAGGGTATTTATATCAACACTGCACTATATGAAGAGGGCTCAG CTGACGAAGAAAGATCAGTTGAACAGACAACTGATATGTCCAGCAAAGCCACTGCAATTCCTACAGCTTCCTCGCTCTTCAGCACAGAGAAGCCAACAGCATTGCCAA CTGACGAAGAAAGATCAGTTGAACAGACAACTGATATGTCCAGCAAAGCCACTGCAGCTCCTACAGCTTCCTCGCTCTTCAGCACAGAGAAGCCAACAGCATTGCCAAGTGAGGAACAAGACAGTGTTGTCACGGATCAGACAGAAAAGCCCTCATATGAGGCAGAGG CTGACGAAGAAAGATCAGTTGAACAGACAACTGATATGTCCAGCAAAGCCACTGCAATTCCTACAGCTTCCTCGCTCTTCAGCACAGAGAAGCCAACAGCATTGCCAA CTGACGAAGAAAGATCAGTTGAACAGACAACTGATATGTCCAGCAAAGCCACTGCAATTCCTACAGCTTCCTCGCTCTTCAGCACAGAGAAGCCAACAGCATTGCCAA CTGACGAAGAAAGATCAGTTGAACAGACAACTGATATGTCCAGCAAAGCCACTGCAGCTCCTACAGCTTCCTCACTCTTCAGCACAGAGAAGCCAACAGCATTGCCAA CTGACGAAGAAAGATCAGTTGAACAGACAACTGATATATCCAGCAAAGCCACTGCAATTCCTACAGCTTCCTCGCTCTTCAGCACAGAGAAGCCAACAGCATTGCCAA CTTACGAAGAAAGATCAGTTGAACAGACAACTGATATGTCCAGCAAAGCCACTGCAGCTCCTACAGCTTCCTCACTCTTCAGCACAGAGAAGCCAACAGCATTGCCAAGTGAGGAACAAGACAGTGTTGTCACGGATCAGACAGAAAAGCCCTCATATGAGGCAGAGGGTATTTATATCAACACTGCAGTATATGAAGAGGGCTCAGGTGTCCAAACTCCAGACATGTTCTCTTCAACCTCTTCTGTCACTGAGACATCTTCATCTGTGTTCAGCACTGTGGCCCCAACAGCACTATCACCTGGAACCAAAGAAAGTCTTGgaacagacaagacaaaaatggCATCAGTTACTGCAGAACC TCATTGA